A stretch of Polypterus senegalus isolate Bchr_013 chromosome 3, ASM1683550v1, whole genome shotgun sequence DNA encodes these proteins:
- the lft1 gene encoding lefty1: MGSWSLWVVCILLVVKVHGFTHEDMKNAMLKKLGMDEVPNIQKRDVENLVIPAHIKNKYLSLVNLHKERRRRSVPSLAGILRGIPGNADISGEILYSDTTRQRLVFDMEARIPDNSEVTMAELKLFKKAPRKLPSPDKKNHRPVNNARVSVYWVETQADGSNRTSLVDSRLVPIHETGWKSFDVTQAVHYWLKTNRKAPMNLEIWIEGERLGSYAAEVAKCIRFTSQDPSDRTLGKPELVLYTLNLEEYGSRGDCAQTTTKQNNICCREEYFINFRELTWTQYWIIEPAGYQAFRCAGGCKQPRNPLRHYGYGERTCAVVESAPLPMMYLVKKGEYTEIEVAEFPNMIVEKCGCTMDNISVV, encoded by the exons ATGGGTAGCTGGTCTCTCTGGGTGGTGTGCATCCTCCTTGTTGTGAAAGTTCATGGATTTACTCATGAAGATATGAAAAATGCCATGTTGAAGAAGCTAGGTATGGATGAAGTACCCAACATTCAGAAAAGAGATGTTGAGAACCTTGTTATTCCAGCTCACATCAAGAATAAGTACCTCTCTTTGGTGAATCTTCAcaaggagagaaggagaagatcAGTGCCAAGTCTTGCTGGTATCTTAAGAGGAATTCCAGGAAATGCAG atATCTCTGGAGAAATTCTTTATTCTGATACAACTAGACAGAGACTTGTCTTTGACATGGAAGCCAGGATACCTGACAACAGTGAAGTGACAATGGCtgaactgaaacttttcaaaaagGCTCCAAGAAAATTGCCAAGCCCTGATAAGAAGAATCACCGCCCTGTCAATAATGCCAGGGTTAGCGTCTACTGGGTTGAGACACAAGCAGATGGGTCCAATCGGACATCACTGGTGGATTCTAG GTTAGTGCCTATTCATGAAACTGGATGGAAAAGTTTTGATGTGACACAAGCAGTCCACTACTGGCTTAAGACCAACAGAAAAGCTCCAATGAATCTGGAGATCTGGATTGAAGGAGAGAGGCTTGGGAGCTACGCAGCTGAAGTGGCCAAATGCATCAGGTTCACCTCTCAAGACCCCTCAGACAGGACACTGGGGAAGCCAGAACTGGTGCTTTACACTCTTAACCTAGAGGAATATGG ttCCCGTGGAGActgtgcacaaaccaccacaaaacaaaacaacatctgCTGCCGGGAGgaatactttattaatttcaGAGAACTTACTTGGACCCAATATTGGATCATTGAGCCAGCTGGTTACCAGGCATTCCGATGTGCAGGAGGCTGCAAACAGCCAAGAAATCCCCTACGACATTATGGCTACGGGGAACGGACTTGTGCTGTAGTTGAAAGTGCCCCACTGCCAATGATGTATCTTGTGAAAAAAGGGGAATACACGGAAATTGAAGTGGCTGAGTTTCCCAATATGATAGTAGAAAAGTGTGGCTGTACAATGGACAATATATCAGTTGTTTAA